CTGCGACCCGCTGTCGTGGTTCAGGGAAGGAATCATTTCCAACCCGTCGTGCTTTGTTCTTTCGCTTCCCGGTCTAGGCAAGTCGACTCTCATCCGCAAGATGCTGATGGGGCATGTGGCCCAGGGCCACACCCCGATCATGGCGGGTGACATCAAGGGTGAGTACGTGGGATTCACAAAGCAGGTGGGAGGACAGGTAATCACTATCGGACATGGTCTGGGACACCTAAACCCCCTCGATGTCGGTGCCCTTGGGCGGGTGATTCCCATGCTTGAAACGCATCAGGAGAAGCTGGAAGCAGAAGGAAAAGGTGAGCTTTTAGAGCGTGCTAAGGAACAGGTTCACGGACGCCAGGTGACTATGGTGACCACGCTGGTGGGCCTGGGACGTGGTGAGCGAATTCGAGACTACGAGGTCATGTTGATCTCGGCCGCGCTCCGTGAGCTCTATGACTCCCATCAGGTCGACTGGCTCAACCCCCCGGTCCTCAGCGATCTGATTACGCTCCTCGAGCGAGGGTCAGACCACCTTCGGACGCTGGCTCGCGCACGCGACGATGAAGCATGGAACGACCGCGTGGACGACCTCGTTCTCTCACTGAATGCTCTGCTTGACGGCCAGACCGGCCAAATTTTCTCGGGTCAGACCACCACTCCCATCGAAGTGGATTCCACAGCGGTCTGTATCGACGTGTCGGCCATCGACCGAGGGGACTCCGCAATGAAGGCCGCTGTGATGATGGCCTGCTGGTCCGCAGCCTTTGGTGCGATTGAAGCAGCTCACATGCTGTCCGACGCTGGTCTCACCGGGCAGAGAATCTTTGCCGTGGCCACGGATGAGATGTGGCAGGTCTTGTCCTCGGCCCCAGGAATGGTGGCCCAGGTCGACGGCCTGACGCGCCTTAACCGCACCGACGCAACCGTGCTCTACATGATTACTCACACGTTCAAGGACCTCGAGGCACTCCCCACCGAGGAAGATCGTAAGACTGCGATGGGATTTATTGAGCGTGCCGGCATGGTCATCACCGGAGGACTTCCTACATCTGAGCTGGATATTCTCAGCACACGGCTGAGCTTCACCCCGGCCGAAGGACAGATGATCACCTCCTGGTCGACGGGAGCCCCACCGAAGCGATCGCGCACCCGTGGTGCACGAGCTACCCCTCCAGGTCGCGGGCGATTCATGATCAAGCCGTCCAAGGACGGCTCACCAGGCATCCCCGTCCAGACAATCCTCATGCCATCTGAGATCGAACACCGTATGCATGACACCAACGTGCGATTTGACGACTTCTTCAGGGCAGGTGATGCGTGATGGCAACCGGAACGCCGACACCTCCCGAGGCCCGGGATGCCGCAATGCGGGACTTCGCGGCTGGGTGGAGGAGCTACGCAACGGTGTCATCCGCATTGATTGCGACGGCTCACGAGCATGGAATCGGCAAGACCACGCTCCGCGATTGGCTGGTCGAGGAGGATCAGTGGCCCTCCCCGCAACGGAGGGTGGCGTGGCTTGAGAAGGAAAACACCGAGCTGCGCACGCGCCTCTCGAAGTGTCAATGCAGTGTCGAAAACAGGGCGGCGAGCAGGTGAAGAAGATCGTGGTGCTCGTAGTGGTCCTGGCGTTGGCCGTGGTTCTTTTCGTCGTCGCCCTGGGCGACCAGGGCGAGGAGGAGCGCTGCACACCTGGTATCGGTGGCGGTCCGATGACCGGGGGTGTGCCAACCGGAGAGATGTCGCTGCCGCAGGCCGGTGCCATGGCGGCCGTCACAAGTGAGTTCGGACCTCGATGGGGAACGGAACACCAGGGCATCGACATCGCCCAAGGTGCTGGAACGCCGATCTACGCCCTGGCAGATGGAGTGGTGGCCGCTGCAGGAGAAGCATCGGGGTTCGGGCAGTGGATCGTCCTTGACCACAACCTGAACGGCGAGAGGATCTCCACCGTCTACGGACACATGTTCGCCGAGGGTGTCCACGTCAAAGCGGGCGACGAGGTTGCTGCGGGTCAGCACATCGCGGACGAGGGATATAACGGGCACGTCGATCCTCCCGGTCCAGGAGGATCGCACCTGCACTTCGAGGTCTGGACAGGAGGACGACTTACCGGAGGGCAAGCAGTAAACCCGAGGCCGTGGCTTGAGAAGGCTGTCGAGCCTGGAACAGCGGGCGAGACGAGTGACCCGGAAGCGACCGCGCCCACGGGTACGACCGAGCTGGCTCCCGATCCGCGCCTGAACGAGACAAATCTTCAGATTAACGCGGTTAAGGCGGGTCGTGGCGGAGCGGCAAACTTCCCTGTGGTCGAGGTCATCGGCGGTTGGCGCTCGAATGGCGGCGCAGCGGCCGATCATCCGGAAGGCCGGGCAGTCGACTTCATGATTCCGCAGTGGGAGACCTCCGAAGGAAAGGAGTTGGGGGATGAGATCGTGGGCCACTTTCTCTCCAACGCAGAGTTCTACGACGTCGAGTACCTGATCTGGCGGCAGTACATCTCGTTCCCGGACGGGACCGGCTATCAGATGGAAGATCGCGGCTCTCCGAGCGAGAACCACTTCGATCATGTCCACGTATCGCTGAACTCGTCCCCAATGGCAGTTCCGGGCCAAGAACTGGGGGCAGGGCCTGTCGGGGGGTCTGCTGCGGTCAACCGGAGCAGCGCCGACCCCGAGTGTGAGACCGCCTTGGGCGTTGTCGATGACTCCCTGCACACGAGTGAAGGAATCCCGCCGGAATTGCTGCCGTGGATTGAGCGGGCGGGAGGGGTTTGCCCGGAGGTGTCGTCAGCACTGGTGGCGGGGCTTATGGAGCAGGAGTCCGGCTTCTCTCCGTCTGCCGTCTCCCACGCCGGCGCTCTGGGATACGCACAGTTCATGCCCGGTACGTGGGCGCAGATCGGAGCAGAGGTAAACGAAAACGGCGAGGTGGAGGGCCCAGCCGGTTCTGGATCCCCCAGTGATCCAGGGGACGCGTCAATGGCCGCGGCCCGCTATCTGTGCTCGATTGCTGAGGATCAGAAGCCACAGATTCTCTCAGGGGAGATTGAAGGGGACCCGGTGGAGCTCATGTTGGCCGGCTACAACGCCGGCCCAGGAAACGTGACGGCGCACGGAGGAGTTCCTCCGTTCGCGGAGACACAAAAGTACGTAAAGATCGTGCCCGAAAAGGCAGCCAAGTACGGAGAAGTGAGGTAATCGCAATGAGCAGAAGGACACTAGTCATCCTTACCGTCATTGTCGGTTTGGTGGTGGCGGGCGCAATTGGCGCTTACGCCTTGACGCAGACGGTGATCCGGGAGGACGTGGAGTCTGGGACGGACGAGGGGATCGAGGTGGAGGATCCATTAACTGCTGATCCCACCGTCGCCGCCCAGTCGGCAATCGCAACCTTCTTTAGCTGGGATCCTGCAGAGCAGACTTCCCCGCAGGCATCGGCTGCGAGCATCGCAGACCGTCTCTCAGGTGATCTCTATGACTATGCAGTAGGAGAACCGGACCCTGTGGTTCCTCCGCAGTGGCAGTCGTGGGCATCGGCAGGTGATCGCGTGCACGCAGTGGCCATCCCCTTGGAAGATGGCGTCGTTGGGGATGACGGCCCCGTGGTTGTCGATTTGACCCTCCGTCAGGAGATTTGGCACCCGGACGGCGAGCGCACACCGTTTCATGAGGGAACCGTCGCCGTCACTGTCGAACTCGTGGAAGGCGAGTGGAAACCGGCGTCGTACGAGTACCTCAGCACCACTTACTAAGCATCAGATGTCACAGTTACGAAAGGAAACCATGCCCCATGAGTTCGAACACTAGGCAGCGTTGGGCAGAAATCGAGACACTGGTCTCGGAGAACAAGTCGTCCCTCACTGCGTTAACCCACCTGGAGCTCAAGTCCTTCGCAGAAGAGCAAGGCCTGATGACCAGGAACGACTTCCCCAAGTTCAAGCACTCCCTAAAGAAGATCGGTGTCTTCTATGACGACCTGCGGGCCGCGGCCCGCGAAGAGAGGGAAAGCTCGCTGGACAATACGGTAGCCGCCCTGGTCGACGCTCCTCGCACTGGTCCCCACGTCACTCTGTGGTCAGCGGCAGTCGAAGGAGACGACGGATCAGGCGCGTACGCCGTTGTCGCTGCTGACCGATCAGCGGTCTGGTACGGGCGATTCTTCGATGACGACCGAGTGCGCGTCCCCGGCGACCTGGTCAGTACCGAGCAGTCAGCAGCGGAGAAGGCGGTATGGATCGGGTCTAAGGCACTGCGCACGGCTGGTGAGGGCGGCTGGCTGACAATCGTTACGACCTGCCCACACCTCGAGATCGACGTCCTGCAGCGTGCTGGGGCTCGGCAAGGCGTCGCGGTCGACGTTGACGTTAATGAGGACGAACGAGCTATCCGGCTTGCCGAGACCCCCGGCTTCCAACGCTGGCAGGACACCGACCTGGCCAGTCTCGTTGAACACGATGAGGAGGACTGATCATGTCGAGAGGGCGCCGCAACCCACGTCACAACGGTGGCGTCGGCATGGACATAGGAACGGCCATGGGATTCCTGGCCATAGGCGTCGTGGCAGGAAGTGTGCTGTCAGCCCAGGTCGGAGCATGGGTCCAGCACAGAGTGACGGGTTCGGCCCCTCCCTCGTCCAACCCGTTCATGACCTTTGGAGAGTTCCTCGGTGGCCATAGGACATGGTCGATGACGGCTACCGTCGTCGTCGCTTCCGCATGGCTGATGGTCGCGGTAGTTGGAGGAACCGTGTGGTGGGCGCTGCGCCGGTGGCGACAGCCGGCGACCCGCGTCGATGCGGCAGCGAAGTACCTGGCGGATTCGTCCGACGTTCAGAGCCTTAGCCGAGGGAACGCCGAGGCAGATGCAAAGAAGTGGCTTCCTCATCCTGAGCTTGCGAAGAGTCATCCAGGCCTGCGATTCGGTAAGGTTCCCGGCACGAGGACGGGCTTGTACTCGACATGGGAGGACCTCTACCTGGTCATCTTTGGCCCTCGGATGGGAAAGACGACGTCACAGGTGATCCCTGCGATAGTCGACGCCCCAGGCAACGTGGTCACCACGTCCAACAAAAGAGACATCATCGACGACACAATCGCGGTCACTGCCGGTAGGGGAGAGGTGTGGGTATTTGATCCGCAGCGCATCGCGTCCGGATTCAATCAGTCCCCGTGGTTCTTTGACCC
This region of Corynebacterium atrinae genomic DNA includes:
- a CDS encoding peptidoglycan DD-metalloendopeptidase family protein encodes the protein MQCRKQGGEQVKKIVVLVVVLALAVVLFVVALGDQGEEERCTPGIGGGPMTGGVPTGEMSLPQAGAMAAVTSEFGPRWGTEHQGIDIAQGAGTPIYALADGVVAAAGEASGFGQWIVLDHNLNGERISTVYGHMFAEGVHVKAGDEVAAGQHIADEGYNGHVDPPGPGGSHLHFEVWTGGRLTGGQAVNPRPWLEKAVEPGTAGETSDPEATAPTGTTELAPDPRLNETNLQINAVKAGRGGAANFPVVEVIGGWRSNGGAAADHPEGRAVDFMIPQWETSEGKELGDEIVGHFLSNAEFYDVEYLIWRQYISFPDGTGYQMEDRGSPSENHFDHVHVSLNSSPMAVPGQELGAGPVGGSAAVNRSSADPECETALGVVDDSLHTSEGIPPELLPWIERAGGVCPEVSSALVAGLMEQESGFSPSAVSHAGALGYAQFMPGTWAQIGAEVNENGEVEGPAGSGSPSDPGDASMAAARYLCSIAEDQKPQILSGEIEGDPVELMLAGYNAGPGNVTAHGGVPPFAETQKYVKIVPEKAAKYGEVR
- a CDS encoding ATP/GTP-binding protein, producing MTTKTLNFEELQEAIAAGEATAPHPLTRQGRNYRRWSRAQRSELRRAESWSSRTAGAVEVVGERAYSRATVFGFRGRAGGTQRVVSGPKEWQTTTNFGAGFNPNVVGAPAPVIGTPLGTHVTTGAEVCCDPLSWFREGIISNPSCFVLSLPGLGKSTLIRKMLMGHVAQGHTPIMAGDIKGEYVGFTKQVGGQVITIGHGLGHLNPLDVGALGRVIPMLETHQEKLEAEGKGELLERAKEQVHGRQVTMVTTLVGLGRGERIRDYEVMLISAALRELYDSHQVDWLNPPVLSDLITLLERGSDHLRTLARARDDEAWNDRVDDLVLSLNALLDGQTGQIFSGQTTTPIEVDSTAVCIDVSAIDRGDSAMKAAVMMACWSAAFGAIEAAHMLSDAGLTGQRIFAVATDEMWQVLSSAPGMVAQVDGLTRLNRTDATVLYMITHTFKDLEALPTEEDRKTAMGFIERAGMVITGGLPTSELDILSTRLSFTPAEGQMITSWSTGAPPKRSRTRGARATPPGRGRFMIKPSKDGSPGIPVQTILMPSEIEHRMHDTNVRFDDFFRAGDA